In the Pseudomonas sp. DTU_2021_1001937_2_SI_NGA_ILE_001 genome, one interval contains:
- the metW gene encoding methionine biosynthesis protein MetW, whose amino-acid sequence MRADLEIIQEWIPAGSRVLDLGCGDGELLAWLRDHKQVTGYGLEKDPDNIAECVVKGVNVIEQDLDKGLGNFASNSFDVVVMTQALQAVHYPDKLLDEMLRVGRQCIITFPNFGHWRCRWYLASKGRMPVSDFMPYTWYNTPNIHFCTFKDFEALCRERDARVMDRMAVDNQHRHGWASKLWPNLLGEIGIYRVHSPGLSEHQLAV is encoded by the coding sequence ATGAGAGCCGATCTGGAGATCATCCAGGAGTGGATACCCGCCGGCAGCCGCGTGCTCGACCTGGGCTGCGGTGACGGCGAGCTGCTGGCCTGGCTGCGCGACCACAAGCAGGTCACCGGCTACGGCCTGGAGAAAGACCCGGACAACATCGCCGAGTGCGTGGTCAAGGGCGTCAACGTCATCGAACAGGACCTCGACAAGGGCCTGGGCAACTTCGCCAGCAACAGCTTCGACGTGGTGGTCATGACCCAGGCCCTGCAGGCCGTGCACTACCCCGACAAGCTGCTCGACGAGATGCTGCGTGTGGGTCGCCAGTGCATCATCACCTTCCCCAACTTCGGTCACTGGCGCTGCCGCTGGTACCTGGCCAGCAAGGGCCGCATGCCGGTGTCGGACTTCATGCCCTATACCTGGTACAACACGCCGAACATCCACTTCTGCACCTTCAAGGACTTCGAGGCGCTGTGCCGCGAGCGCGACGCCCGGGTCATGGACCGCATGGCGGTGGACAACCAGCACCGGCACGGTTGGGCCAGCAAGCTGTGGCCCAACCTGCTGGGTGAAATCGGCATCTACCGGGTCCACAGCCCCGGCCTGAGCGAGCACCAGCTCGCGGTTTGA
- a CDS encoding DUF4426 domain-containing protein, with product MQRLACLLFAACLALPALAEEAGPGEERFGAYTVHYSAFTSTYLQPQVAQQLGLLRGKQLGVLNVTVLKDGQPQPALVSGTLRSLTGTAQPLDFRTLREKGAVYTVAQYPVPQQETRIFELKVQAGGVSHRFSFRQELFPDP from the coding sequence ATGCAACGCCTGGCCTGCCTGCTGTTCGCTGCCTGCCTGGCGTTGCCGGCCCTGGCCGAGGAGGCCGGGCCGGGCGAGGAGCGCTTCGGCGCCTACACCGTGCACTACTCGGCCTTCACCTCGACCTACCTGCAGCCACAGGTGGCGCAGCAGCTCGGGCTGCTACGCGGCAAACAGCTGGGCGTGCTCAACGTCACGGTGCTCAAGGATGGCCAGCCACAGCCTGCCCTGGTCAGCGGCACGCTACGCTCGCTGACCGGCACCGCTCAGCCGCTGGACTTCCGCACCCTGCGGGAAAAGGGCGCGGTCTATACCGTGGCGCAGTATCCTGTGCCGCAACAGGAAACCCGAATCTTCGAACTCAAGGTGCAGGCCGGCGGTGTCAGCCACCGCTTCAGCTTCCGCCAGGAACTCTTTCCGGACCCATGA
- the rdgB gene encoding RdgB/HAM1 family non-canonical purine NTP pyrophosphatase, which yields MMTFTELVLASHNGGKLKELQAMLGGSVRLLSIGEFSAVEPEETGLSFVENAILKARNAARISGLPALADDSGLAVDFLGGAPGIYSARYADGQGDAANNAKLLAALKDVPDEQRGAQFVCVLALVRHADDPLPILCEGLWHGRILHAASGEHGFGYDPLFWVPERSCSSAELAPAEKNQLSHRARAMALLRQRLNLGAQ from the coding sequence ATGATGACTTTCACTGAACTGGTACTGGCCAGCCATAACGGCGGCAAACTCAAAGAGCTGCAAGCCATGCTCGGCGGCAGCGTACGCCTGCTCTCGATCGGCGAATTCAGCGCCGTGGAGCCGGAGGAAACCGGCCTGTCGTTCGTCGAGAACGCCATCCTCAAGGCCCGCAACGCGGCGCGGATCTCCGGCCTGCCAGCACTGGCCGACGACTCCGGGCTGGCGGTGGACTTTCTTGGCGGTGCGCCGGGCATCTATTCGGCGCGCTACGCCGACGGCCAGGGCGACGCGGCCAACAATGCCAAGCTGCTCGCTGCGCTGAAAGACGTTCCGGATGAACAGCGCGGTGCGCAGTTCGTCTGCGTACTGGCCCTGGTGCGGCATGCCGACGATCCGCTGCCGATCCTTTGCGAAGGCCTGTGGCACGGGCGCATCCTGCACGCTGCCAGCGGCGAGCATGGCTTCGGCTACGACCCCTTGTTCTGGGTGCCGGAGCGCAGCTGCTCCAGCGCCGAACTGGCCCCGGCAGAGAAGAACCAGCTCAGCCACCGGGCCCGCGCCATGGCCCTGCTGCGCCAGCGCCTGAACCTGGGCGCGCAATGA
- the hemW gene encoding radical SAM family heme chaperone HemW produces the protein MTQDPGVQPLHLDGSGFSSAAPRSPLAVLPPLSLYIHIPWCVRKCPYCDFNSHASSPVLPEQEYVDALLADLDQDLPHVHGRELRSIFFGGGTPSLFSAEALGRLLKGVEQRIRFARDIEITLEANPGTFEQAKFSAYRGLGINRLSIGIQSFQGSKLEALGRIHNGDEAIRAADMARQAGFDNFNLDLMHGLPDQTLDDALADLRQAIALQPTHLSWYQLTLEPNTVFWNQPPVLPEDDTLWDIQEAGQQLLAEHSYAQYEVSAYAQPGREARHNLNYWSFGDFIGIGAGAHGKLSHPDGRIVRTWKTRLPKDYLNPAKPFQAGQKLLPLDEMPFEFLMNALRLTNGVEAALFAERTGLSLDSLAAGREQAEKRGLLQADPQRLVATPQGQLFLNDLLQYFLS, from the coding sequence ATGACCCAGGATCCAGGCGTACAGCCGCTGCACCTCGACGGCAGCGGCTTTTCTTCGGCTGCGCCGCGCAGCCCGCTGGCGGTGCTGCCCCCGCTGTCGCTGTACATCCACATTCCGTGGTGCGTGCGCAAATGCCCGTATTGCGACTTCAACTCCCACGCCTCCAGCCCGGTACTGCCGGAACAGGAGTACGTCGACGCGCTGCTGGCCGACCTCGACCAGGACCTACCCCACGTGCATGGCCGTGAGCTGCGCTCGATCTTCTTTGGCGGCGGCACGCCCAGCCTGTTCAGCGCCGAAGCCCTGGGCCGCCTGCTGAAGGGTGTCGAGCAGCGCATCCGCTTTGCCCGCGACATCGAGATCACCCTGGAGGCCAACCCCGGGACCTTCGAACAGGCCAAGTTCAGCGCCTATCGCGGCCTGGGCATCAACCGCCTGTCGATCGGCATCCAGAGCTTTCAAGGCAGCAAGCTCGAAGCCCTGGGGCGCATCCACAACGGCGACGAGGCCATTCGTGCGGCCGATATGGCGCGCCAGGCCGGCTTCGACAACTTCAACCTCGACCTGATGCACGGCCTGCCGGACCAGACCCTGGACGACGCCCTCGCCGATCTGCGCCAGGCCATCGCGCTGCAGCCCACCCACCTGTCGTGGTACCAGCTGACCCTGGAGCCCAATACGGTGTTCTGGAACCAGCCGCCGGTGCTGCCCGAAGACGACACCCTCTGGGACATCCAGGAAGCCGGCCAGCAGTTGCTCGCCGAGCACAGCTACGCGCAGTACGAGGTCTCGGCCTACGCCCAGCCTGGGCGGGAGGCGCGCCATAACCTCAATTACTGGAGCTTCGGCGACTTCATCGGCATCGGTGCCGGTGCCCACGGCAAGCTCAGCCACCCCGACGGGCGCATCGTGCGCACTTGGAAGACCCGCCTGCCCAAGGACTACCTCAACCCGGCCAAGCCCTTCCAGGCCGGCCAGAAACTGTTGCCACTGGACGAGATGCCGTTCGAATTCCTGATGAACGCGCTGCGCCTGACAAATGGCGTGGAGGCTGCATTATTTGCCGAAAGAACCGGTCTAAGCCTCGATTCGCTGGCCGCAGGCCGCGAACAGGCCGAGAAACGCGGCTTGCTGCAGGCCGACCCGCAACGCCTGGTCGCCACGCCGCAAGGCCAGTTGTTCCTCAATGACCTGCTGCAATATTTCTTGAGCTAA
- a CDS encoding DUF3392 domain-containing protein, giving the protein MDLVLDLLANVSRWSRSNLSEIALALVGCLLVLFGSDIKGWVEQRVGSLSSAIRIPLVALACTAGSGLALIYATPWVTKGLSQFNNYSLAPVLLVVLVLIGVIADRK; this is encoded by the coding sequence ATGGACCTCGTACTCGATCTGCTGGCCAACGTCTCGCGCTGGAGCCGCAGCAATCTTTCGGAAATCGCCCTGGCGCTGGTGGGTTGTCTGCTGGTGCTGTTCGGGTCCGACATCAAGGGCTGGGTCGAACAACGGGTGGGCAGCCTGTCCAGCGCGATCCGCATCCCGCTGGTAGCCCTGGCCTGCACCGCCGGCAGCGGCCTGGCGCTGATCTATGCCACGCCTTGGGTGACCAAGGGCCTGAGCCAGTTCAACAACTACAGCCTGGCGCCGGTGCTGCTGGTGGTGCTGGTGCTGATCGGCGTGATCGCCGATCGCAAGTGA
- the trmB gene encoding tRNA (guanosine(46)-N7)-methyltransferase TrmB, with amino-acid sequence MRAGRMTEGQQRGLDQGRPLFGLQLTDTPVDFDQVFGRSAPRTLEIGFGMGHSLLEMAAAAPEHDFIGVEVHSPGVGALLNGVLTQGLQNVRVYDCDAIEVLNRCIADNSLDRLMLFFPDPWHKSRHHKRRIVQPEFAQLVRSKLKPGGVFHMATDWEQYAEHMLEVMSAAPGYRNQAPDGRYVPRPEERPITKFERRGERLGHGVWDLKFEKVD; translated from the coding sequence ATGCGCGCCGGGCGCATGACCGAAGGCCAGCAGCGCGGCCTCGATCAGGGGCGTCCGCTGTTCGGCCTGCAACTGACCGACACGCCGGTGGACTTCGACCAGGTGTTCGGGCGTAGCGCGCCGCGCACCCTGGAGATCGGCTTCGGCATGGGCCACTCGTTGCTGGAAATGGCCGCCGCTGCCCCGGAGCACGACTTCATCGGCGTCGAGGTGCACTCGCCTGGCGTCGGTGCGCTGCTCAACGGCGTACTCACCCAGGGCCTGCAGAACGTGCGGGTCTATGACTGCGACGCCATCGAAGTGCTGAACCGCTGCATCGCTGACAACAGCCTCGACCGCCTGATGCTGTTCTTCCCCGACCCGTGGCACAAGAGCCGCCACCACAAGCGGCGCATCGTGCAGCCGGAGTTCGCCCAGCTGGTGCGCAGCAAGCTCAAGCCCGGTGGTGTGTTCCACATGGCCACCGACTGGGAGCAGTACGCCGAGCATATGCTGGAAGTGATGAGCGCCGCGCCGGGCTATCGCAACCAGGCGCCTGACGGTCGCTATGTGCCACGCCCTGAAGAGCGCCCGATCACCAAGTTCGAACGCCGCGGCGAGCGCCTCGGGCATGGCGTCTGGGACCTGAAATTCGAGAAGGTCGACTGA
- a CDS encoding thiazole synthase, translated as MSTVRSDKPFVLAGRTFESRLLVGTGKYVDMNQTREAIEASGAEIVTVAVRRTNLGQNPGEPNLLDVLPPDRYTILPNTAGCFDATEAVRTCRLARELLDGRNLVKLEVLADQKTLFPNVIETLKAAEVLVKDGFDVMVYTSDDPIIARQLAEIGCIAIMPLAGLIGSGLGICNPYNLQIILEETKVPVLVDAGVGTASDATIAMELGCEAVLMNSAIAHAQQPVLMAEAMKHAVIAGRMAYLAGRMPRKLYASASSPLDGLIK; from the coding sequence ATGAGCACTGTTCGCAGCGACAAGCCCTTCGTCCTGGCCGGTCGGACCTTCGAGTCCCGCCTGCTGGTAGGCACCGGCAAATACGTCGACATGAACCAGACCCGCGAGGCCATCGAGGCTTCGGGTGCCGAGATCGTCACCGTCGCCGTACGTCGCACCAACCTGGGCCAGAACCCTGGCGAGCCGAACCTGCTCGACGTACTGCCGCCCGACCGTTACACCATCCTGCCCAACACCGCTGGCTGCTTCGACGCCACCGAGGCGGTGCGCACCTGCCGCCTGGCCCGCGAGCTGCTGGACGGCCGCAATCTGGTCAAGCTGGAAGTGCTGGCCGACCAGAAGACCCTGTTCCCCAATGTCATCGAGACCCTCAAGGCTGCCGAAGTGCTGGTCAAGGACGGCTTCGACGTCATGGTGTACACCAGTGACGACCCGATCATCGCCCGTCAGCTGGCGGAGATCGGCTGTATCGCCATCATGCCGCTGGCCGGCCTGATCGGCAGCGGCCTGGGCATCTGCAACCCCTACAACCTGCAGATCATCCTGGAAGAAACCAAAGTGCCCGTGCTGGTCGACGCCGGTGTCGGCACTGCTTCGGACGCCACCATCGCCATGGAACTGGGTTGCGAGGCGGTGCTGATGAACTCCGCCATCGCCCATGCCCAGCAGCCGGTGCTCATGGCCGAAGCCATGAAACACGCGGTCATCGCCGGCCGCATGGCCTATCTGGCTGGCCGCATGCCCCGCAAACTCTACGCCAGCGCTTCCTCGCCGCTGGATGGCCTGATCAAGTAA
- the thiS gene encoding sulfur carrier protein ThiS, which translates to MRIQLNGESFELPDGETVAALLTRLDLAGRRVAVELNLDIVPRSQHETTSLSEGDQVEVVHAIGGG; encoded by the coding sequence ATGCGCATTCAGTTGAACGGTGAATCCTTTGAATTGCCCGACGGCGAGACCGTCGCGGCCCTGCTGACCCGCCTGGACCTTGCCGGGCGTCGGGTCGCTGTCGAGTTGAACCTGGACATCGTGCCGCGTAGCCAGCATGAAACCACCTCCCTGAGCGAAGGCGACCAGGTCGAGGTGGTGCATGCCATTGGCGGCGGCTGA
- a CDS encoding DUF423 domain-containing protein — translation MFRTFLMMAAFFGFTGVGLGAFAAHGLKGRLSAEYLAIFQTGVLYQLIHCLALLGVALLVAHIPGRLVNWAGFAFAAGILLFSGSLYLLTLTGVSRLGIVTPFGGLCFLFGWATLGVLAWRIGSAA, via the coding sequence ATGTTTCGGACCTTTCTGATGATGGCCGCGTTCTTCGGCTTTACCGGCGTGGGCCTGGGTGCGTTCGCCGCCCACGGCCTGAAAGGCCGCCTCAGCGCGGAGTATCTGGCGATCTTCCAGACCGGCGTGCTCTACCAGCTCATCCACTGCCTGGCGCTGCTGGGCGTCGCCCTGTTGGTCGCGCACATTCCCGGCCGGCTGGTGAACTGGGCGGGTTTCGCCTTCGCCGCCGGTATCCTGCTGTTCTCCGGTAGCCTTTACCTGCTGACCCTGACCGGCGTCTCCAGACTGGGCATCGTCACGCCGTTCGGCGGGCTGTGCTTTCTGTTCGGCTGGGCGACCCTCGGGGTGCTGGCCTGGCGCATCGGCAGCGCCGCCTGA
- the mtgA gene encoding monofunctional biosynthetic peptidoglycan transglycosylase: MLSTIFHRVARILLWFAVVSFLLVLVLRWVPPPFTALMIERKVESWIDGEPIDLQRDWVSWDKIADPLKVAVIAGEDQKFAEHWGFDVSAIQAAIIHNERGGSIRGASTLSQQVAKNLFLWSSRSYLRKALEAWFTALIELLWSKERILEVYLNSVEWDDGVFGAEAAARHHFHTSAANLSIQQASYLAAVLPNPRKWSASSPGSYISRRAGWIRQQMRQLGGDGYLTQLSGKQ, encoded by the coding sequence ATGCTGAGTACTATCTTCCATCGTGTCGCCCGAATTCTGCTGTGGTTTGCGGTGGTCAGCTTCCTGCTGGTGCTGGTACTGCGCTGGGTTCCACCGCCCTTCACCGCGCTGATGATCGAACGCAAGGTCGAGTCGTGGATCGACGGCGAGCCCATCGACCTGCAGCGCGACTGGGTTTCCTGGGACAAAATCGCCGACCCGCTGAAAGTGGCGGTCATCGCCGGTGAAGACCAGAAATTCGCCGAGCACTGGGGCTTCGACGTGTCAGCCATTCAGGCGGCAATCATCCATAACGAGCGCGGCGGCTCCATCCGTGGCGCCAGCACCCTGAGCCAGCAGGTGGCCAAGAACCTGTTCCTCTGGTCGAGCCGCAGTTACCTGCGCAAGGCTCTGGAGGCCTGGTTCACCGCGCTGATCGAACTGCTGTGGTCCAAGGAGCGGATTCTCGAGGTGTACCTCAACAGCGTGGAGTGGGACGACGGCGTGTTTGGCGCCGAAGCCGCCGCGCGCCATCACTTCCATACCTCGGCGGCCAACCTGAGCATCCAGCAGGCCAGCTACCTGGCAGCCGTACTGCCCAACCCACGCAAATGGAGCGCCAGCAGCCCTGGCAGCTACATCTCGCGCCGCGCCGGCTGGATTCGCCAGCAGATGCGCCAGCTGGGTGGTGATGGCTACCTGACCCAACTGAGCGGCAAGCAGTAG
- the rpoH gene encoding RNA polymerase sigma factor RpoH produces MTNSLQPAYALVPGANLEAYVHAVNSIPMLTPEQERELADSLYYEQNLEAARQMVLAHLRFVVHIARSYSGYGLAQSDLIQEGNVGLMKAVKRFNPEMGVRLVSFAVHWIKAEIHEFILRNWRIVKVATTKAQRKLFFNLRSQKKRLAWLNNDEVHRVAESLGVEPREVREMESRLSGQDMAFDPASEADDDSAFQSPANYLEDHRYDPARQLEDSDWSDSSTANLHQALEVLDERSRDILYQRWLAEEKATLHDLAAKYNVSAERIRQLEKSAMNKLKSSIAA; encoded by the coding sequence ATGACCAATTCCTTGCAACCTGCCTATGCCCTGGTTCCCGGTGCAAACCTGGAAGCCTACGTGCATGCGGTCAACAGCATCCCCATGCTGACGCCGGAGCAGGAGCGCGAACTGGCAGACAGTCTCTACTACGAGCAGAACCTCGAGGCTGCGCGCCAGATGGTTCTCGCGCACCTGCGCTTCGTGGTTCATATCGCTCGCAGCTATTCGGGTTATGGTCTGGCGCAGTCCGACCTGATCCAGGAAGGCAACGTCGGCCTGATGAAAGCCGTCAAGCGCTTCAATCCGGAAATGGGCGTGCGTCTGGTGTCCTTCGCGGTGCACTGGATCAAGGCCGAGATCCATGAATTCATCCTGCGTAACTGGCGTATCGTCAAGGTTGCGACCACCAAGGCGCAGCGCAAGCTGTTCTTCAACCTGCGCAGCCAGAAGAAGCGTCTGGCCTGGCTGAACAACGACGAAGTGCACCGCGTTGCGGAAAGCCTGGGCGTCGAGCCGCGTGAGGTCCGTGAGATGGAAAGCCGTCTGAGTGGCCAGGACATGGCCTTCGACCCGGCCTCCGAGGCGGACGACGACAGCGCGTTCCAGTCGCCGGCCAACTACCTCGAAGACCACCGCTACGATCCGGCGCGTCAGCTCGAAGACTCTGACTGGAGCGACAGCTCCACCGCCAACCTGCACCAGGCGCTGGAAGTGCTCGACGAGCGCAGCCGCGACATTCTCTACCAGCGCTGGCTGGCCGAGGAAAAGGCCACGCTGCACGACCTGGCGGCCAAGTACAACGTGTCTGCCGAGCGTATCCGCCAGCTGGAAAAGAGCGCGATGAACAAGCTCAAGAGTTCCATCGCCGCCTGA
- the ftsX gene encoding permease-like cell division protein FtsX — translation MSNSPRSATKIADRAAARAAEQEPQRQKRGGHDDDGPDFSTLLAAWVESHRASLLDSLRRLGKQPIGSFFTCLVMAVALSLPMGLSLLLSNVERLGGSWQRAAQISVYLNLDAGSAEGNRLREQIKAMPGVAEAEYVSSEQALKEFQKDSGLGEALKELPNNPLPGVVVVTPEEVDKAALEALRTRLAELPKVQQAQLDLVWVERLAAILKLGDRFVFGLTVLLVAALLLVIGNTIRLHIENRRTEIEVIKLVGGTDSYVRRPFLYMGALYGIGAGVLSWGVLAFGLNWLNESVIDLAGLYGSDFALTGVPVADGFSLLLGAVFLGYIGAWIAVARHLSELAPR, via the coding sequence ATGAGCAACTCGCCACGCAGCGCCACCAAGATCGCAGACCGCGCCGCGGCCCGGGCCGCCGAGCAAGAACCGCAACGCCAGAAGCGTGGTGGCCATGACGACGACGGGCCGGACTTTTCCACGCTGCTGGCCGCCTGGGTGGAAAGCCACCGCGCCAGCCTGCTCGACAGCCTGCGTCGGCTGGGCAAGCAGCCCATCGGCAGTTTCTTCACCTGCCTGGTGATGGCCGTGGCCCTAAGCCTGCCCATGGGCCTGTCGCTGCTGTTGAGTAACGTCGAGCGGCTGGGCGGCTCCTGGCAGCGCGCCGCACAGATTTCCGTGTACCTGAACCTGGACGCCGGCAGCGCCGAAGGCAACCGCCTGCGCGAGCAGATCAAAGCCATGCCTGGCGTGGCCGAGGCTGAATATGTCAGCAGTGAACAGGCGCTGAAGGAATTCCAGAAGGACTCCGGCCTGGGCGAGGCGCTCAAGGAACTGCCGAACAACCCGCTGCCCGGCGTGGTGGTGGTCACTCCTGAAGAAGTCGACAAGGCCGCACTGGAGGCCCTGCGCACGCGCCTGGCCGAGCTGCCCAAGGTGCAGCAGGCGCAGCTCGACCTGGTCTGGGTGGAGCGCCTGGCGGCGATTCTCAAGCTGGGTGACCGCTTCGTCTTCGGGCTGACGGTGCTGCTGGTCGCGGCACTGCTGCTGGTGATCGGTAATACCATTCGCCTGCACATCGAGAACCGCCGCACCGAGATCGAAGTCATCAAGCTGGTGGGCGGCACCGACAGCTATGTGCGTAGGCCGTTTCTCTACATGGGCGCGCTGTATGGCATTGGCGCCGGGGTGTTGTCCTGGGGGGTACTGGCCTTTGGCCTGAACTGGCTCAATGAGTCGGTCATCGACCTGGCCGGCCTGTATGGCAGCGACTTCGCCCTGACTGGCGTACCTGTTGCTGATGGTTTCTCGCTCTTGCTTGGAGCGGTGTTCTTGGGTTATATCGGTGCGTGGATTGCAGTCGCTCGCCACCTGAGCGAGCTGGCACCGCGTTAA
- the ftsE gene encoding cell division ATP-binding protein FtsE produces the protein MIRFEQVGKRYPNGHVGLHELSFRVRRGEFLFVTGHSGAGKSTLLRLLLAMERPTSGKLLLAGQDLGQISTAQIPFLRRQIGVVFQNHQLLFDRTVFNNVALPLQILGLSKPEIAKRVDSALERVALADKAALFPGDLSTGQQQRVGIARAIVHRPALLLADEPTGNLDPRLAAEIMGVFEDINRLGTSVLIASHDLALIARMRHRMLTLQRGRLIGDGEAGA, from the coding sequence ATGATTCGTTTCGAGCAGGTCGGTAAGCGTTACCCGAACGGTCACGTCGGGTTGCATGAGCTGAGCTTCCGGGTACGGCGTGGCGAGTTCCTGTTCGTCACCGGCCATTCGGGGGCGGGTAAAAGCACGCTGCTGCGTCTGCTCCTGGCCATGGAGCGCCCGACCTCGGGCAAATTGCTGCTGGCCGGCCAGGACCTGGGGCAGATCAGCACTGCGCAGATCCCCTTCCTGCGTCGGCAGATCGGCGTGGTATTCCAGAACCACCAGTTGTTGTTCGACCGTACGGTGTTCAACAACGTCGCGCTGCCGCTGCAGATTCTCGGCCTGTCCAAGCCGGAGATCGCCAAGCGCGTCGACTCGGCACTGGAGCGCGTCGCCCTGGCCGACAAGGCCGCACTGTTTCCCGGCGACCTGTCCACCGGCCAGCAGCAGCGCGTCGGTATCGCCCGCGCCATCGTGCATCGGCCAGCCCTGCTGCTGGCCGACGAACCCACCGGTAACCTCGACCCCCGCCTGGCAGCAGAAATCATGGGTGTATTCGAAGACATCAACCGCCTGGGCACCAGTGTGCTCATCGCCAGTCACGACCTGGCCCTAATCGCCCGCATGCGCCATCGCATGTTGACCCTGCAGCGCGGCCGCCTGATCGGTGATGGGGAGGCCGGGGCATGA
- the ftsY gene encoding signal recognition particle-docking protein FtsY has translation MFGSNDDKKTPAAAGEKKGLFGWFRKKAPESAPTPEETPVTQPDPQPAETPAMASEAPAVATPVAETAVEPSPSEAPTETVAPADLSWLTRPVAEESVARVDELTPPPAPQVPVTAEPPVVAEPPHAPEVREPELAEPAPVADAAPVAEPAPAPAPAPAPAPVAEVPAVAEPAPVVPAAVVPAPAAEPAKAGFFARLKQGLSKTSASIGEGMASLFLGRKAIDDDLLEEIETRLLTADVGVEATSVIIQNLTQKVARKQLTDAGALYQSLQAELAAMLKPVEQPLVIDTSRKPYVILVVGVNGAGKTTTIGKLAKRLQLDGKKVMLAAGDTFRAAAVEQLQVWGERNQIPVIAQHTGADSASVIFDAVQAAKARNIDVLIADTAGRLHTKDNLMEELKKVRRVIGKLDAEAPHEVLLVLDAGTGQNAINQAKQFNQTVSLTGLALTKLDGTAKGGVIFALAKQFGLPIRYIGVGEGIDDLRTFEAEPFVQALFAEREHP, from the coding sequence ATGTTTGGTTCCAACGACGACAAGAAGACCCCAGCGGCCGCTGGCGAGAAGAAGGGCCTGTTCGGCTGGTTCCGCAAGAAAGCCCCGGAATCCGCGCCGACGCCCGAAGAAACCCCCGTCACCCAGCCTGATCCACAGCCTGCCGAAACGCCGGCCATGGCTTCCGAAGCCCCGGCGGTCGCGACGCCGGTTGCCGAAACCGCTGTCGAGCCGTCGCCGTCCGAGGCTCCGACCGAGACGGTGGCGCCGGCCGACCTGTCCTGGCTGACCCGTCCGGTCGCCGAGGAGTCGGTGGCTCGCGTCGATGAACTGACACCGCCGCCAGCGCCGCAGGTCCCGGTGACTGCCGAGCCGCCGGTAGTGGCTGAGCCGCCCCACGCGCCCGAAGTGCGTGAGCCGGAGCTGGCCGAACCGGCCCCGGTTGCCGACGCCGCGCCAGTCGCCGAGCCTGCACCTGCACCTGCACCTGCACCTGCACCTGCACCTGTGGCCGAGGTACCCGCTGTCGCCGAGCCCGCGCCGGTCGTGCCTGCCGCCGTCGTGCCTGCACCCGCTGCCGAGCCTGCCAAGGCCGGCTTCTTCGCTCGTCTCAAGCAGGGCCTGTCGAAAACCAGTGCCAGCATCGGCGAAGGCATGGCCAGCCTGTTCCTCGGTCGCAAGGCCATCGACGATGACCTGCTGGAAGAGATCGAGACCCGCCTGCTGACCGCCGACGTCGGTGTCGAGGCCACCTCGGTGATCATCCAGAACCTCACCCAGAAGGTCGCCCGCAAGCAATTGACCGACGCGGGCGCGTTGTATCAGTCGCTGCAGGCCGAGCTGGCGGCGATGCTCAAGCCTGTCGAGCAACCGCTGGTCATCGACACCTCGCGCAAGCCGTACGTGATTCTCGTGGTCGGCGTGAACGGCGCCGGCAAGACCACCACCATCGGCAAGCTGGCCAAGCGCCTGCAACTCGATGGCAAGAAGGTCATGCTCGCCGCCGGTGACACCTTCCGTGCCGCCGCCGTCGAGCAGCTGCAGGTGTGGGGCGAACGCAACCAGATCCCGGTGATCGCCCAGCACACCGGTGCCGATTCCGCCTCGGTGATCTTCGACGCCGTGCAGGCCGCCAAGGCGCGCAACATCGACGTACTGATCGCCGATACCGCCGGGCGCCTGCACACCAAGGACAACCTGATGGAAGAGCTGAAGAAGGTGCGCCGCGTGATCGGCAAGCTGGACGCCGAGGCGCCCCACGAGGTGTTGCTGGTGCTCGATGCCGGTACTGGCCAGAACGCCATCAACCAGGCCAAGCAATTCAACCAGACCGTTTCCCTCACCGGCCTTGCCCTGACCAAACTCGACGGCACGGCCAAAGGCGGGGTGATTTTCGCCCTGGCCAAGCAGTTCGGCCTGCCGATTCGTTACATCGGCGTAGGCGAGGGCATCGACGACCTGCGCACTTTCGAGGCCGAACCCTTCGTTCAGGCCCTGTTTGCGGAGCGTGAACATCCATGA